The following coding sequences are from one Prochlorococcus marinus XMU1412 window:
- the urtE gene encoding urea ABC transporter ATP-binding subunit UrtE, whose product MENLLEIKSLNTYYGESHILRDVDLNVKSGEMVCLIGRNGVGKTTLLKSLIGLLKQKKGDIYLIGENINRKAPHQRARKGMAYVPQGREIIPYLSVEENLMLGMESLPGGLSKNKKIDPFIYDLFPILKDFLQRKGGDLSGGQQQQLAIARALLGKPQLLLLDEPTEGIQPNIVLDIENAINQIIRDTGIGVLLVEQHLHFVRQANRYYAMQRGGIVASGNTSELSQAVIDKFLSV is encoded by the coding sequence ATGGAAAATTTACTCGAGATAAAATCGTTAAATACTTATTATGGCGAGAGCCATATTCTTAGAGATGTAGATTTAAACGTTAAATCAGGAGAAATGGTTTGTTTGATTGGAAGAAATGGAGTTGGCAAAACAACTTTATTGAAATCACTAATTGGTTTGTTAAAACAAAAAAAAGGAGATATTTATTTAATTGGTGAAAATATCAATAGAAAAGCACCTCATCAGAGGGCCAGGAAAGGAATGGCTTACGTTCCTCAAGGGAGAGAAATTATTCCATACCTATCAGTTGAAGAGAATCTTATGTTAGGGATGGAGTCTCTACCAGGTGGATTATCTAAGAACAAGAAAATAGATCCATTTATCTATGATCTCTTCCCAATACTTAAAGATTTTCTTCAAAGGAAAGGAGGAGATCTTAGTGGAGGACAACAACAGCAATTAGCTATTGCAAGAGCATTGCTAGGCAAACCTCAACTTCTATTGCTTGACGAACCAACGGAAGGTATTCAGCCAAATATAGTTTTAGACATTGAAAATGCAATTAACCAGATAATTAGAGATACAGGAATTGGTGTTTTATTAGTTGAACAACATTTGCATTTTGTAAGACAAGCCAATAGATATTATGCGATGCAACGCGGAGGTATTGTTGCCAGTGGAAATACTAGTGAGTTGAGTCAAGCGGTTATTGATAAATTCTTGAGTGTTTAA
- the urtD gene encoding urea ABC transporter ATP-binding protein UrtD produces MNNKDLLNLIDITVSFEGFLALNKLNLNLKKGELRAVIGPNGAGKTTFLDVITGKVKPTKGEVIFKGKSLVGRKEHKIARLGVGRKFQSPRIFENLTVKENLEISVTTPKSPLNLINKSIKNEQLNEIDRLMKIVNLAQKVDSKAGSLSHGQKQWLEIAMLVGQKPDLMLVDEPVAGLTDEETDLTADLLKSLSGENTVVVIDHDMEFIRRLDSNVSVLNQGTVLCEGTMETIQKDKKVIDVYLGRPED; encoded by the coding sequence ATGAATAATAAAGATCTTCTAAATTTAATTGATATTACTGTTAGTTTCGAGGGTTTTTTAGCCCTCAACAAACTTAATTTAAATTTGAAGAAAGGAGAATTAAGAGCTGTAATAGGACCCAATGGCGCAGGTAAAACAACATTTCTTGATGTAATAACTGGAAAGGTTAAGCCAACAAAAGGAGAAGTGATTTTTAAAGGGAAATCCTTAGTAGGTAGAAAGGAGCATAAAATAGCCAGACTTGGAGTTGGAAGAAAGTTCCAAAGTCCAAGAATCTTTGAAAATCTAACAGTTAAAGAAAATCTTGAAATATCGGTTACAACTCCTAAAAGTCCCTTAAACCTTATAAATAAAAGTATTAAGAATGAGCAGCTTAATGAGATTGATCGTCTTATGAAGATTGTTAATTTAGCTCAAAAAGTTGATTCTAAAGCTGGATCTTTATCTCATGGCCAAAAACAATGGCTCGAGATAGCCATGTTAGTAGGACAGAAGCCAGATTTAATGTTGGTAGATGAACCTGTTGCTGGTTTAACTGATGAAGAAACAGATCTTACTGCTGATTTATTAAAATCTTTATCAGGCGAAAATACAGTAGTGGTAATAGATCACGATATGGAATTTATAAGAAGACTTGATAGTAATGTTTCCGTATTAAATCAGGGCACAGTATTATGTGAGGGAACAATGGAAACCATACAAAAAGACAAAAAAGTAATTGATGTTTATTTAGGAAGACCTGAGGACTAG
- the urtC gene encoding urea ABC transporter permease subunit UrtC, whose translation MSLSKIKFDKKIVLSFWIILIALIIAAPTILPVFRLNLLGRYLSLSIVALGVDLIWGYTGLLSLGQGIFFALGGYCAAMYLQITSSSEFPNNIPEFFALYGVEKLPFFWEPFRSPVFTFFAIWIIPALVAGLIGFLVFRNRIKGVYFSILTQASLLVFFNFFNGQQKLINGTNGLKTDVTQLFGQMVGSESMQRIFFWITAILVIAAWFFAKWVVKGRFGNILIGIRDDEPRVRFTGYNPVIFKTIIFSIAGGLAGISGALYTVQSGIVSPQFMTVPFSIEMVIWVAVGGRGTLLGAILGAVFINYAKSLVSEALPASWMFIQGGLFILVVTALPEGVLGWIQGDGPRNLLQRFGLKRKIETYPSLEVNNKEGNNE comes from the coding sequence ATGTCCTTAAGTAAAATTAAATTTGACAAAAAAATAGTATTATCATTTTGGATAATATTAATAGCTTTAATTATTGCGGCACCAACTATACTCCCTGTATTTAGACTAAACCTTTTAGGTAGATACTTATCCCTATCCATAGTTGCACTTGGTGTTGATCTTATCTGGGGATATACAGGTTTACTAAGTCTTGGACAAGGTATATTTTTTGCACTAGGTGGATATTGTGCAGCAATGTATTTGCAAATAACCAGCTCCTCTGAATTTCCAAATAATATTCCTGAATTTTTTGCTTTATATGGTGTTGAAAAATTACCTTTTTTCTGGGAACCGTTTAGATCTCCTGTTTTTACCTTCTTCGCTATCTGGATAATTCCAGCATTGGTTGCTGGTTTAATTGGATTTCTCGTTTTCAGGAATAGAATCAAAGGGGTTTATTTTTCTATACTTACTCAAGCTTCTCTTCTTGTATTCTTTAACTTTTTTAATGGACAACAAAAACTTATAAATGGAACAAATGGATTAAAAACAGATGTAACACAACTATTTGGTCAGATGGTTGGGTCTGAGTCTATGCAAAGAATATTCTTTTGGATAACCGCCATACTAGTAATAGCAGCATGGTTTTTTGCAAAGTGGGTAGTTAAAGGAAGATTTGGAAATATCCTGATAGGAATACGAGATGATGAACCAAGAGTTAGGTTTACAGGATACAACCCAGTTATATTCAAGACGATAATATTTTCTATTGCTGGAGGTCTCGCAGGAATTTCGGGAGCTTTATATACAGTTCAGTCTGGAATAGTATCCCCTCAATTTATGACGGTTCCCTTTTCTATAGAAATGGTTATATGGGTTGCTGTGGGAGGAAGAGGAACTTTATTGGGAGCAATACTAGGAGCAGTTTTCATCAACTATGCAAAAAGTCTAGTAAGTGAAGCTTTACCTGCTAGCTGGATGTTTATTCAAGGAGGGTTATTTATCTTAGTTGTAACAGCTCTGCCAGAAGGAGTTTTAGGATGGATTCAAGGAGATGGTCCTAGGAATCTTCTTCAAAGATTTGGTTTGAAAAGAAAGATTGAAACCTATCCAAGCTTAGAAGTTAACAATAAGGAGGGGAATAATGAATAA
- the urtB gene encoding urea ABC transporter permease subunit UrtB encodes MELLLDSLFNGVAIGSVLLVAALGLAIVFGLMGVINLAHGELMMLGAYTTYVTQLIFKLPILKPFYNSYIIVSIFLAFIVSGVVGILLEKTIIRKLYGSPLETLLATWGVSLILQQFVRSVPLAYGTGLVISLLIGLFLPTTFPSKIKESINFKYFKFSSWIFAALAGVLTGSVISSSVSKLSRASARNVDVTAPSWMRGQVEIIGTAFPKTRLMIIVITLISVIAITLFLNQSAWGMRIRAVTQNRQMSDCLGISTEKVDIITFGIGSGLAGVAGVAVSLLGSVGPNVGGNYIVGCFMVVVLGGVGNLLGTVLASFGIGIMTDLIGAGRLLSIWPDMPLPLSNTINFFATTSMARVMIFALIVIFLQFKPTGLFPQKGRMVEN; translated from the coding sequence TTGGAGTTACTTCTCGATAGCCTTTTTAATGGTGTTGCAATCGGATCTGTACTACTTGTTGCTGCATTAGGTCTAGCAATTGTTTTTGGTCTTATGGGTGTAATAAATCTTGCCCATGGAGAACTTATGATGCTTGGAGCTTACACAACATACGTAACACAATTAATTTTCAAATTACCTATATTAAAACCTTTCTACAATTCGTACATAATAGTTTCTATTTTCCTTGCTTTTATTGTTAGTGGAGTAGTAGGAATTCTCCTTGAAAAAACAATCATAAGAAAGCTTTATGGAAGTCCACTTGAAACACTTCTCGCAACTTGGGGTGTAAGCTTAATTCTTCAACAATTTGTCAGAAGCGTACCTTTAGCTTATGGGACCGGTCTAGTTATAAGTCTGTTAATTGGTTTATTCTTACCAACAACATTCCCTTCAAAAATAAAAGAATCAATAAATTTCAAATATTTTAAATTTAGTTCTTGGATATTTGCTGCTTTAGCTGGGGTCCTGACAGGTAGCGTAATCTCTTCCTCTGTAAGCAAACTTAGTAGAGCAAGCGCTCGAAATGTTGATGTAACAGCACCCTCATGGATGAGAGGTCAAGTTGAAATTATTGGCACTGCATTTCCTAAAACAAGATTAATGATAATTGTCATTACTCTGATCTCTGTAATAGCAATAACATTATTTCTTAATCAAAGTGCTTGGGGAATGCGTATAAGAGCAGTTACTCAGAACCGACAAATGAGTGATTGTCTTGGTATTTCTACTGAAAAAGTGGATATAATTACTTTTGGAATTGGATCTGGCTTAGCGGGAGTTGCTGGGGTAGCGGTATCTCTTTTAGGTTCTGTAGGACCAAATGTTGGCGGAAACTATATAGTTGGTTGTTTTATGGTTGTAGTGCTGGGAGGAGTAGGAAATTTATTAGGAACAGTACTTGCTTCATTTGGGATAGGAATAATGACTGATTTAATTGGAGCTGGAAGGCTCTTATCAATATGGCCAGATATGCCTTTACCTTTATCAAACACAATTAACTTTTTTGCAACCACTAGTATGGCAAGAGTAATGATATTTGCACTAATTGTTATATTCCTACAATTTAAACCAACAGGTTTATTTCCTCAAAAAGGAAGGATGGTTGAGAACTAA
- the urtA gene encoding urea ABC transporter substrate-binding protein: MRISRRILAGLATASLAVTATSCGGGGTSGSFDDTVTVGILHSLSGTMAISESTLVDTEKMAIEEINAAGGVTVGGKSYKIEYIVEDGASDWPTFAEKSKKLIDQDGVPVVFGGWTSASRKAMLPVYESKDAFLYYPIQYEAQECSNNIFYTGATPNQQSEPATDFMYKRSPAAGGDFFLVGSDYVFPRTSNTITKAQVKQLGGKVVGEDYLPLGNTEVAPIISKIKKALPDGGIIINTLNGDQNVAFFKQIQDAGITPSSGYYVMNYSIAEEEISTIGPEFLEGHYGAWNYMMSIDTPASKKFAASFKKRWGADRVVADPQESAYNMVYLWKQAVEDAGTFDDNAVREALVGQKFDAPQGPVEVMPNHHLSQTVRIGEINAEGGFTILEETGVVLPQAWNQKHPSSKGFACDWTDPSKGEKYKL, translated from the coding sequence ATGAGAATTTCAAGGCGTATTTTGGCAGGTTTAGCTACTGCCTCACTTGCGGTCACAGCAACTTCGTGTGGTGGAGGCGGAACCTCCGGAAGTTTCGATGACACAGTAACCGTTGGTATTTTGCATTCGTTATCCGGAACAATGGCTATCTCTGAATCAACTCTTGTTGATACAGAAAAAATGGCTATTGAAGAGATAAATGCTGCTGGTGGTGTTACAGTTGGCGGCAAAAGCTACAAAATTGAATACATAGTTGAAGATGGTGCATCTGATTGGCCAACTTTTGCTGAAAAATCAAAGAAACTTATAGACCAAGACGGAGTTCCTGTCGTATTTGGTGGATGGACATCTGCAAGTAGAAAGGCAATGTTACCTGTCTACGAATCAAAAGATGCGTTCCTCTACTACCCAATTCAATATGAAGCTCAAGAATGTTCTAACAACATTTTCTATACAGGAGCCACACCAAACCAACAATCGGAACCCGCTACAGATTTCATGTATAAGCGTTCTCCCGCAGCTGGTGGAGATTTCTTCCTTGTAGGTTCTGATTATGTTTTCCCTAGAACTTCAAACACAATCACAAAAGCTCAGGTAAAACAGTTAGGAGGTAAAGTTGTTGGAGAAGATTATCTTCCATTAGGAAATACTGAAGTTGCTCCAATTATCTCAAAAATCAAAAAAGCGCTGCCTGACGGTGGAATAATCATTAATACTCTTAATGGTGACCAAAACGTTGCATTCTTCAAACAGATTCAAGACGCAGGTATTACACCTTCAAGTGGGTACTACGTAATGAACTATTCAATTGCTGAAGAAGAGATTAGTACAATCGGGCCTGAGTTCCTTGAAGGTCACTACGGAGCTTGGAACTATATGATGTCAATTGATACTCCTGCATCTAAGAAATTTGCTGCAAGTTTCAAGAAAAGATGGGGAGCAGATCGTGTTGTAGCTGATCCTCAAGAATCTGCTTATAACATGGTTTACTTATGGAAACAGGCTGTAGAAGATGCTGGGACATTCGACGACAACGCAGTAAGGGAAGCCCTTGTTGGACAAAAATTTGATGCTCCACAAGGTCCTGTTGAAGTTATGCCTAATCACCACTTATCTCAAACAGTGAGAATTGGAGAGATTAATGCAGAGGGTGGATTTACAATCCTTGAAGAGACAGGAGTTGTTCTTCCTCAAGCATGGAACCAAAAGCATCCAAGTTCAAAAGGATTTGCTTGCGATTGGACAGATCCTTCAAAAGGAGAAAAGTATAAGCTTTAA
- the ureG gene encoding urease accessory protein UreG — MSSKLRVGVAGPVGSGKTALVETLCLSLKKNYEIAVVTNDIYTKEDANFLINKNVLEEGRIIGVETGGCPHTAIREDCSLNKNAVLELENKYNPLDFVFVESGGDNLASSFSPELVDLSIYVIDVSAGDKIPRKGGPGITRSDLLLINKIDLADKVGADLNIMKSDAEFMRKGKPWFFTNLSSGIGVEEIIQFLESHIPNNRN; from the coding sequence ATGAGCAGCAAATTGAGAGTAGGTGTTGCTGGGCCTGTAGGTTCAGGTAAAACTGCATTAGTAGAGACTCTATGCTTGAGCTTGAAAAAAAATTATGAGATAGCAGTTGTCACCAATGATATCTACACCAAAGAAGATGCTAACTTTCTAATAAATAAAAATGTTTTAGAGGAAGGAAGGATTATTGGCGTAGAAACAGGAGGTTGTCCTCATACCGCGATAAGAGAGGATTGTTCATTAAATAAAAATGCAGTTTTAGAGTTAGAAAATAAATATAATCCTTTAGATTTTGTTTTTGTAGAAAGTGGAGGTGATAACTTAGCATCTAGTTTTAGTCCAGAACTTGTAGATTTATCAATATATGTAATTGATGTATCTGCCGGAGACAAAATCCCTAGAAAAGGGGGACCAGGAATAACAAGGTCGGATTTATTATTAATCAATAAAATTGACTTAGCAGATAAAGTTGGCGCAGATTTAAATATTATGAAAAGTGATGCAGAATTTATGAGAAAAGGGAAACCTTGGTTTTTTACCAACCTAAGTAGCGGCATAGGAGTTGAAGAAATAATTCAATTTTTAGAATCACATATACCCAACAATCGAAACTAG
- a CDS encoding urease accessory protein UreF — translation MSKSHLLKYLLISPNLPVGGFCYSEGMESYLHNKNLTDSNSVKELIISELKIGQIRLDAKLLLDFFDIFNEINDRKNLKGNLQKLISLDKWILSSKDSLEMREQQIQMANSLIDLTKEFGFEYPYENNKKSSWSLAWSWACYCFEITKLEMVENFLYAWSANQLSAAIRIIPIGSTKAQLIQRDLLAIISKVSKEIMDKEIDDIYFGNVGLAMAQQNHNDLYTKLFRN, via the coding sequence ATGAGTAAAAGTCACTTATTAAAATATTTATTAATTAGTCCTAACTTACCAGTTGGAGGATTTTGTTATTCTGAGGGAATGGAGAGTTATCTTCATAATAAAAATTTAACAGATTCAAATTCGGTAAAAGAATTAATCATAAGTGAACTAAAAATTGGTCAGATAAGACTAGATGCAAAACTTTTACTAGACTTTTTTGATATTTTCAATGAGATAAACGACCGCAAAAATTTAAAAGGTAATTTGCAAAAGTTAATTAGTTTGGATAAATGGATCCTCTCATCAAAGGACTCTCTTGAAATGAGAGAACAACAAATTCAAATGGCAAACTCTCTCATTGATTTAACCAAAGAATTTGGATTTGAATATCCATATGAAAATAATAAAAAAAGCTCCTGGTCATTAGCGTGGAGTTGGGCTTGTTATTGTTTTGAAATTACCAAGTTAGAAATGGTTGAGAACTTTTTATATGCGTGGAGTGCAAACCAACTTAGTGCTGCAATAAGAATTATTCCCATTGGGTCAACAAAAGCACAACTAATTCAGAGAGACTTATTAGCAATAATTTCAAAAGTTTCTAAAGAAATTATGGACAAAGAAATTGATGACATCTATTTTGGCAATGTAGGTTTAGCTATGGCACAACAAAATCATAATGACCTTTATACAAAACTTTTTAGAAATTAA
- the ureE gene encoding urease accessory protein UreE, producing MRMNKQIVVTDWIKEKPKLGSFLKLTLSSDERRILRGKRLTDCDQEIILQLPRNGKLKDGDILSTNEPNFYVEIIAKTEDLIEISSNSKIELIKTAYHLGNRHVEVEIEEGILLTKSDYVIKNMLLNFKVDVKNTQKKFFPERGAHSHE from the coding sequence ATGAGAATGAATAAACAAATTGTTGTAACTGATTGGATTAAGGAAAAACCAAAATTAGGTTCATTTTTAAAACTTACCTTAAGTTCAGATGAAAGAAGAATCTTAAGAGGCAAAAGATTAACTGATTGTGATCAAGAAATAATTTTACAATTACCTAGAAATGGCAAATTAAAAGATGGAGATATTCTTTCAACTAATGAGCCCAATTTTTATGTAGAGATAATTGCCAAAACAGAAGATTTAATTGAAATAAGTTCAAATTCTAAAATTGAGCTTATTAAAACTGCTTATCATCTTGGAAATAGGCATGTGGAAGTAGAAATAGAAGAGGGCATTCTTCTAACAAAAAGTGATTATGTTATAAAAAATATGCTTCTTAATTTTAAAGTAGATGTAAAAAATACGCAAAAGAAGTTCTTTCCGGAAAGAGGTGCCCATAGTCATGAGTAA
- a CDS encoding urease accessory protein UreD, whose product MIKTSWEGNCFLNFFNNKASLGNVDKTIFKSKSTSPYKLLKSTHDQEGRCILPVLHTAGGLVGGDLLDFEVNLEKNSKVLLTTSSAQKVYGSVGRSKINPKGSFSKQKNLINILDNSHLEYLPQETIIFANGLYEQIFKVSISETSSFLFTDLIRLGRSSSGESIESGVFRSKLEIMRNNDLLDDWEYVDQIELSKASFVAKSGMDYMPVFGSLIWICEKDFSKSKINNLVGNIKKIFNETNNNLSIGILENGISVRFLGSSSQDARKCFFCIWKQIRSVCGFCKPKYQGVWPLQDSMNY is encoded by the coding sequence ATGATTAAAACTTCATGGGAAGGTAATTGTTTCTTAAATTTTTTCAATAATAAAGCAAGTTTAGGAAATGTTGATAAAACAATCTTTAAATCTAAATCAACTTCTCCTTATAAGTTATTGAAGTCTACTCATGATCAAGAGGGCAGATGCATTTTGCCTGTTCTACATACTGCAGGGGGATTGGTAGGAGGTGATTTACTCGATTTTGAGGTAAATCTTGAAAAAAACTCTAAGGTTTTGTTGACTACTTCTTCAGCTCAGAAAGTATATGGATCAGTTGGAAGATCTAAAATCAATCCAAAAGGAAGTTTTTCAAAGCAAAAGAATCTCATAAACATTCTTGACAATTCTCATTTAGAGTATCTTCCCCAAGAAACAATCATCTTTGCAAATGGTTTATATGAGCAAATTTTTAAAGTATCTATTTCAGAAACTTCAAGTTTTTTATTTACTGATTTAATAAGACTTGGAAGATCATCTTCCGGGGAATCTATTGAAAGTGGAGTTTTCAGGTCTAAATTAGAAATTATGAGAAATAATGATTTACTTGATGATTGGGAATATGTTGATCAGATTGAATTATCTAAGGCAAGTTTTGTGGCCAAGTCAGGTATGGATTACATGCCCGTTTTTGGATCCTTAATTTGGATTTGCGAGAAAGATTTTTCCAAGTCAAAAATAAATAATCTTGTGGGAAATATAAAAAAGATTTTCAATGAAACTAATAATAATTTATCTATTGGAATCCTTGAAAATGGAATCTCCGTAAGATTCCTAGGCAGTTCTTCTCAAGATGCTAGAAAATGTTTTTTTTGTATTTGGAAACAAATTAGGTCTGTTTGTGGATTTTGTAAGCCAAAATATCAAGGTGTATGGCCTTTACAAGATTCTATGAATTATTAA
- a CDS encoding urease subunit gamma: MHLSPQEKDKLLIFSAALLAERRLSRGLKLNYPETIAFLSFQVLEGARDGKSVSQLMSEGSTWLSKSQVMEGIPEMVDEVQIEAVFPDGTKLVTIHNPIN, encoded by the coding sequence ATGCATCTTTCACCTCAAGAAAAGGATAAATTATTGATTTTTTCAGCGGCACTCTTAGCTGAAAGAAGGCTTAGTCGAGGTCTTAAGCTTAATTATCCTGAAACGATAGCTTTTTTAAGTTTTCAAGTTCTTGAAGGAGCACGAGACGGCAAAAGTGTAAGTCAATTAATGTCAGAGGGAAGTACTTGGCTTTCAAAATCACAAGTTATGGAGGGCATTCCTGAAATGGTTGATGAAGTTCAAATAGAAGCGGTTTTTCCCGATGGGACTAAATTAGTTACTATTCACAATCCGATTAATTAG
- a CDS encoding urease subunit beta: MSNLIPGEIIPEQGEIELNLSKQVKTVTVSNSGDRPVQVGSHYHFYEANKALNFDREITHGMRLDIPAGTAIRFEPGDTTDVKLVPFSGLRNAYGFNSLVNGSLDN, from the coding sequence ATGAGTAATTTAATTCCTGGCGAAATAATTCCTGAACAAGGTGAAATCGAACTAAATCTTAGTAAGCAAGTTAAAACAGTAACGGTTTCTAATTCTGGAGATAGACCTGTGCAAGTTGGTTCTCATTATCATTTTTATGAAGCTAATAAGGCTTTAAATTTTGATCGAGAAATAACACATGGTATGCGTCTTGACATTCCTGCAGGAACAGCAATTAGATTTGAACCGGGTGATACAACAGATGTCAAATTAGTGCCATTTTCAGGTTTAAGAAATGCATATGGTTTTAATTCATTAGTTAATGGTTCTTTAGATAATTAA
- the ureC gene encoding urease subunit alpha: MSYKIDRKTYAQTYGPTAGDRVRLADTELFIEVEKDLTTYGDEVKFGGGKVIRDGMGQSQVTRGEGAVDTVITNALIVDWWGIIKADIGLKDGMIFEIGKAGNPDIQDNVNIVIGASTEVIAGEGHILTAGSIDTHIHFICPQQIETALASGITTMLGGGTGPATGTNATTCTPGRFHISRMLQSAEAFPMNLGFFGKGNSTNERNLIDQVEAGACGLKLHEDWGTTPSTINSCLNVADNLDVQVCIHTDTLNEAGFVEDTINAIAGRTIHTFHTEGAGGGHAPDIIKICGEKNVLPSSTNPTRPYTRNTLEEHLDMLMVCHHLDSKIPEDIAFAESRIRRETIAAEDILHDMGAFSIIASDSQAMGRVGEVITRTFQTAHKMKVQRGPLSKDSDRNDNYRVKRYISKVTINPAIAHGINKYVGSIEKGKIADLVLWKPSFFAVKPELVVKGGSIVWSQMGDANASIPTPGPVHGRPMFASFGQSLIKSSFTFLSKNSIDQNIPNKLGLHKKCIAVENTRNINKSHFKLNNELPNISVDPQTYEVFSDGELLTCEPLDEVPMAQRYFLL, from the coding sequence ATGTCTTATAAAATCGACAGAAAAACTTATGCTCAAACTTACGGACCCACTGCTGGGGATAGAGTAAGGCTTGCGGATACCGAATTATTTATAGAAGTAGAAAAAGATCTAACTACTTACGGAGATGAAGTTAAATTCGGAGGTGGCAAAGTTATTCGAGATGGGATGGGACAATCTCAAGTAACAAGAGGAGAAGGGGCTGTAGATACCGTAATAACCAATGCTTTGATTGTGGATTGGTGGGGAATAATTAAGGCGGATATAGGATTAAAAGACGGTATGATTTTTGAAATCGGTAAAGCGGGTAATCCTGATATCCAAGATAACGTTAATATTGTTATTGGCGCCTCAACAGAAGTAATAGCTGGAGAAGGCCATATTCTTACTGCAGGATCAATAGATACTCATATACACTTTATATGTCCCCAACAAATTGAAACAGCCCTTGCTTCAGGAATTACAACTATGTTGGGAGGTGGAACTGGACCTGCGACTGGGACTAACGCCACTACCTGCACACCGGGTCGTTTTCATATTTCTAGGATGCTTCAATCTGCAGAAGCATTTCCTATGAATTTAGGTTTTTTTGGTAAAGGAAATTCAACGAATGAAAGAAATCTTATTGATCAAGTCGAAGCTGGAGCATGTGGATTGAAGCTTCATGAGGATTGGGGAACGACTCCATCTACGATAAATTCTTGTTTAAATGTTGCAGATAACCTTGATGTTCAAGTTTGTATTCATACTGATACTTTAAATGAGGCAGGCTTTGTTGAAGATACCATCAATGCTATTGCAGGAAGAACAATTCATACTTTTCATACCGAAGGAGCAGGTGGAGGCCATGCCCCAGACATTATAAAAATTTGTGGAGAAAAAAATGTTCTCCCAAGTAGTACTAATCCAACAAGACCTTATACGAGAAACACACTTGAAGAACATCTTGACATGTTAATGGTATGTCATCATTTAGATTCTAAAATTCCAGAAGATATTGCATTCGCGGAATCAAGGATAAGAAGAGAGACTATTGCTGCAGAGGACATCCTACATGATATGGGCGCCTTCTCAATTATCGCTAGTGACTCTCAAGCTATGGGAAGAGTTGGTGAAGTAATAACAAGAACTTTTCAAACTGCCCATAAAATGAAAGTTCAAAGAGGACCTCTATCAAAGGATTCTGATAGGAACGATAATTACAGAGTAAAGCGATATATCTCTAAAGTTACAATTAACCCTGCAATAGCCCATGGTATTAATAAATATGTTGGATCTATAGAAAAGGGAAAAATTGCAGACTTAGTATTGTGGAAACCTTCATTTTTTGCGGTAAAGCCTGAACTAGTTGTTAAAGGAGGATCTATAGTTTGGTCCCAAATGGGTGATGCAAATGCTTCAATTCCTACTCCAGGGCCTGTACATGGTCGACCTATGTTTGCAAGTTTCGGCCAATCTCTAATTAAGAGTTCTTTTACCTTTTTAAGTAAAAATTCAATTGATCAAAATATTCCAAATAAATTAGGTTTACACAAAAAATGTATTGCCGTTGAAAATACCAGAAATATCAATAAATCACACTTTAAACTTAATAATGAACTACCAAATATTTCAGTTGATCCTCAAACTTATGAAGTTTTTTCTGATGGGGAACTTCTTACTTGTGAACCTCTTGATGAAGTCCCAATGGCTCAAAGGTACTTTTTACTTTAG